aatatttttccattattaacccaaataagagatccgtctcacaaatacgacccgtgagaccgtctcacacaagtttttgcctttatatatacatatacactaTCACATTTTTCTCATCTATGTTTTCCTTGGACATGTAGATATGGATGGAAGAAATATCCAATTTTCGATATATCGAGATTATTGTACAAAAACATTATATACAGAAGATTTCGATATAGTAAAtgtataaaatttgaaaatttcggtatataccCGAATATCGAAATATCGAAaccatatataaaaatttaaaaatatataatatttttaaacaataaatttataaattttaaaaatataaagttTTTTCGGTATAAAACTGTATATACCGACACTGTACTGAAATCTCGGTATACCTTACAATTTCGGTGTAATCGATATGCTagttatttgaaaattttggtacGGTATCAGTAAAAAATTTTCTTATACGGTAATTTTCGGTTCGTTATACGATATCATCCTACATGTAGATAAGTATACATAAAAAGAGAAATTTAAACATTATATGTGCACACACATATGAGTGTTGTGGTATTATCTGtaaaaatagaaataaaaataaagaaaataaaggATAATATGATATTCGTTGAACTTTTTCTAAAGCTCAACCTTCACCCTTAAGCTTACTTAAACAGTTCCAAGAACACCATGTTAAGTAACGCCACACCAAATTTGTTGATTGATTAGTGGGATTCACACTTCGCAACACCACTAAGTTATCTATCGAATTTCTATTTTAgattatataaattatttacATAATTTAAAAAGTATTTATTAGAAAGAGATTAATTATAACAATTTTCACCttggagtgagtctcatgtgagaccgtctcacggatcataatccgtgagacgggtcaaccctacccattttcacaataaaaaatagtacttttagcataaaaagtaatactttttcatgggtgatccaaataagagatccgtctcacaaatatgacccgtgagaccgtctcacacaagtttttgccttcacCTTTAATATTGACCTCGATTAATTACTTCCATATTGCTTGAAACTTTTGTTtacaggaaaaaaaaaaaaataaagcccTCTTAAAGTtattgagtaggtcttttgtgagacggtctcacgaatctttatctgttaaACGAGtaaaccctatcgatattcacaataaaaagtaatactcttagcataaaaagtaatgtctcacaaaataccactaataagaccgtctcacacaagtttttgtcaaagttcttttaactcttttaaaataattgttgtttttttgTTGCTCATCGACTCATATTGATGTGTAAAATGGGCTATTGTATTTTACAAACATATACTTTGGTATTTCCGCTTATTGTTGAATTCCCCAAAACATGTGAATTCTCTCAAATCATATCCACTAAACTTATATGTGAAATAATTGCTacaatttcataaaattaaatttattaatttttaggaCTTAGTTTCCACCGACATCCTTATCATATAATTTTATTCCCCTAAATATATTTAGTGTATTACTTTGAtcactaatttttttaacaaacaGTCGGCCGGAtccataaaatttaaaaaaaacgaaTTATAAtgatataatttaatataattagaaggcaaaaacttatgtgagacggtctcacgggtattatttgtgagacggatcccttatttgggtcacccataaaagagtattactttttatgctaagagtactattttttattgtgaatatgggtattgttgacccgtctcacagattatgatccgtgagacggtctcacatgagactcactctaattAGAATATGGTTTTTAAAATGTCATTCTAATTGGAGACCATCGATCATAGTTTTTGGTCCAATCATTGAATTACAAAATATCCAACTAAAAATTAATACGTATATTGTGATACGATCTCACGAACATATCAATTTTGctcatattttataataataaataatatttttggtataaaaaataatattttttcttgataagatatttgtcttatAAAATTGACATATGACACCATTTCACCgaaatttttatgattaaaattttattgagatgttattaattaaaataatgaaattataaaatatcaCAAAATGAGAGGAGTGGGTcttatgtgagatcgtctcacggatcttaatctgtgagacgggtcaaccctacccatattcacaataaaaagtaatacttttagcataaaaagtaatattttttcataaatgactcaaataagatattcgtctcacaaatacgacccatgagatcgtttcacacGTATTTTTGTCAAATAATAGACAGACCGACTTCCATATCCCCTATATAGTACACATATGCATCCAAACGCAACATCAGTATTGGCACTCCGtgtatttttattattgattgctattttgtgttttcaacaaattgaaaatgGCGGTGGAGAGTTGTATCATCGGTGGCCTGCCGGAAGATTGCATAGCCAACGCGTTATCTCTCACCACCCCTAAGGATGCTTGCCGCTTGTCTACGGTCGCCTCTACTTTCAGATCCGCCGCCCAGTCCGACGCCGTTTGGGAGCGCTTCCTGCCTTCCGACTACCGCGACATCATTTCCCGCTCGATCGACGACTCCGATTCGTTGCTGCACAAATTCCAGTCCAGAAAggatctttatcttcatctATCTGATCATCCCATCCTCATAGACTCTGGCCTCAAGGTAATTTTATAACTTTCCTATCGATTCTTCGGATAGAGCGGAGATGTTGGTTTTTAACGGTGACATATTTCATAagctgataatttttttttctccgaTTCACATATTTTAAGATCATGTCGTTTATGTAGCGATTGATTCTCAATTTAGTGGTTGATTATATGTTTGACCATCGTGAATTCtatcataaatcaaaataaatccTATTGTTTTTAAATGGCTTGTGTTGTATTCATGGCATACAGAGCTTTAAGTTGGAGAAATGGAGTGGAAAGAAATGCTATATGCTGGCTGCaagagacctcgacatcgtgtGGGGCGATACATCTCAATATTGGCAGTGGATACCTCATCCCGAGTCCAGGTAATAGTATCCTCCCGCACCAATTTCAACTAATATACATACCCTCATGGTGATTCTAAGTCCCTCACTGATTCAGGTTCTCGGAAGTAGCAGAACTTCTGGACGTTTGCTGGTTCGAAATACATGGCTATATAAACACCAAGATGTTGTCTTCCCACACAGTCTATGCAGCTTACCTCGTGTTCACGAATAAATCAAGAATGTATGGATTTGATTATCACCCGGTGGAAGCTTGTGTTGGAATCAAAGGGCATGAAATGGTCAAACGTACAGTTTGTTTGGACCCAGAGGGAGCACAAAGGCGAAGCTATCAGATTGTACCAAGACGGCGTCCTGGATCACTGTTCAATCGCTTATGGCACCTACAAAGGCCACAAGATGATGTAGCAATGGAGGGCAGTACAGAGTTGTTGAGGAGCAGAGAGGATGGTTGGATGGAAGTTGAATTGGGAGAATATCTTGTGGATGGAGGAGAGGATGATTTAGAGATGAGTGTGATGGAGGTGAAGGGAGGTAATTGGAAGAGTGGTCTCATTGTCCAAGGGATTGAGATTAGACCCAAGAAATGTATCTAAAATGACCATTTCGTTTCTATCTGTTTGAAGCATACTTTGGCTAATTCTCATTTCTCTTCATATATACATACCCCTTCCCTGTCTTGTGGTTAAAGTAACTGTTCTATATCCGTTCTTGTTTGGACTTTTATGTTGGGGTCCCGAAGATACCAAAGATCTAGTCTCCACCAGCTGTATTATATCTAGTAATTAGTTTATTGGGATTGTTTACATGGATGCTTCGAGTCTTTTTTTTACTAAGGGGCTTCTAAAATAAGGAACAACCTTTTTTGTTCGTAGTCATCGTTTGAAAAGCTTCACCAATGCTGACCAAGAAGATATAAATATTCACAGGAACAACCTTTTTTGTTCGTAGTCATCGTTTGAAAAGCTTCACCAATGCTGACCAAGAAGATATAAATATTCACTTGACTTGACATACCAGACTCTATCCTCATAAGTGAAGTGTGATGAtggtacaaaaaataaaaaaatatacaagTTGTATAGCAGAATATTGTAATTTATTCATATTTGAGTTTGAGTTTACCCAAAGTATAACATAAAATTGTCCGATATTATTATATGAAGCGTatgttaatataataaaaacaaaTGTTGTTTGCTAGTGTAACTTATACAGATAAAACAAGATTTAGCTTATTATTCTATATATCTATAAATgtgaaatttacaaattttcttttttccctttttaaattttcaacTTTGACGAACTTTGTTTTTTTTGGGTATTTCAATAGTTTTTTAAAGTTgaatgataattaattgatgtcatTGTTTTCTGTTTTTAATtacaaaatatcataatttttaataattaaaccaTAATTAGTAAAATTATGGATTTTCACAAAtgttctcttcttttttttttttttttttactttttttaaagCTTCTATGACCTTTATTGGTATTTCTGGAGCTTTTTTAAAGTTGAATGACAATTAATTGATGTCTTTTTTCTAACTTTTCAGTTATGAGATAccataattattaataattaataccaTTATCAGTAATTACTTATTTCATTGAACTCTTATGTTGCTTTTCACCGACTATTTCCATGTAGAGGTGGATATAATACGATTTCAATTGAAAAATCGAAAATTCaaacaataaatatttgaaaaccgaaccgaaccctAATCAAGTTTTTATTTTGGTTTTATAACCTTGAACCGAAATTATTGTTGTTTGGTTATGGTTTTATGTAACCCAAAACTGAATTGGCCGTTTAAATCTGACTTTAAGaatgttttaaaaatccatAGGCAATCGGTGTGTTGGGTTTAGAAATTCTaacaattttgattttgatgataataaaaCATGTTATTGTTTcgaacatatttactcaagtgtgaagttattaACTCAAGATGGAAGCTGAAACTCGAATTTAGCAAAACTAAAAATCTGATAAGc
This Primulina eburnea isolate SZY01 chromosome 2, ASM2296580v1, whole genome shotgun sequence DNA region includes the following protein-coding sequences:
- the LOC140823114 gene encoding F-box protein PP2-B10-like, coding for MAVESCIIGGLPEDCIANALSLTTPKDACRLSTVASTFRSAAQSDAVWERFLPSDYRDIISRSIDDSDSLLHKFQSRKDLYLHLSDHPILIDSGLKSFKLEKWSGKKCYMLAARDLDIVWGDTSQYWQWIPHPESRFSEVAELLDVCWFEIHGYINTKMLSSHTVYAAYLVFTNKSRMYGFDYHPVEACVGIKGHEMVKRTVCLDPEGAQRRSYQIVPRRRPGSLFNRLWHLQRPQDDVAMEGSTELLRSREDGWMEVELGEYLVDGGEDDLEMSVMEVKGGNWKSGLIVQGIEIRPKKCI